From the genome of Malus domestica chromosome 04, GDT2T_hap1, one region includes:
- the LOC103433835 gene encoding E3 ubiquitin-protein ligase hel2-like isoform X1 has protein sequence MDDSCAVCAEPLQWVAYGPCGHREVCSTCTIRLRFICEDSRCCICKSESKIIFVTKALGDYTTMINDFSVFPADPVEGQVGKYWYHEGTQAFFDDLDHYKMIKAMCKLSCGVCDKINEQKSEGSKRQREFKNVEQLKNHLFHCHGLFMCSLCLGGRKIFICEQKLYTKAQLGRHTETGDLEVDGNETERCGFNGHPMCEFCSNPFYGDNELYMHMSTEHYTCHICQRQHPGQYEYYNIYDDLESHFSQAHFLCKDDDCLTKKFVVFATESELKRHNAKEHGGNMSRSKRNIALKIPVSFQCRRSNEADLHGPYVRGRGFHFNSADNQLSVALQASHDTATAERCRNASSSTQQASIHRETSELETVAGRFEALATAEFESSSRENPRIELQEASSFPPLPVAQRYRQQKLRNGSAGLGGSSMASRIRRLNKVTVLNTSPVWPATNRQPKSSASSSHQKKPSSGSGHISSSSSPVFSPSGPVNQAAATGFVSSNFTSPQNSTGTSKVTQSASGPKIINTGSLDSDFPSVSANQTNKEPATASIQRVPKVGDVHVVNKSVVEKIRDALERDDNKFSAFKEISSDYGKDIINTEEYLAYVYQFGLSHLLLELARLCPDAEKQRELVETYNFNMRSSGTHENSLCNGSSKSRSRSSKKGKEKCEDNGIKSSKYALLDFPVIPVRNLQSNHKPPAEDAAVSLKDIVQSAKGKSKISVDDELPENQRPTGQKGSRSSDTSSNNNLGTAGAGTKQGKKTPKFLRNRLGNDATKLSEHGDCPEPIQEKKDGNKDPPEGLPVRGVWQNGGGRKLVKMTTRDSRK, from the exons ATGGATGATAGCTGCGCTGTTTGTGCGGAGCCACTTCAATGGGTAGCTTATGGGCCCTGTGGCCATCGCGAGGTCTGCTCCACCTGCACTATTCGGCTCCGTTTCATATGTGAAGATTCCCGTTGCTGCATCTGCAAGAGTGAATCTAAGATCATCTTTGTCACGAAG GCTTTAGGCGACTATACAACGATGATTAATGACTTTTCAGTTTTCCCAGCCGATCCAGTGGAGGGTCAAGTTGGAAAGTACTGGTATCATGAAGGAACACAAGCATTTTTTGATGATCTTGATCACTACAAGATGATAAAGGCCATGTGCAAGCTATCTTGTGGCGTTTGTGATAAGATAAATGAACAAAAGAGTGAAGGGTCAAAGAGACAGCGGGAGTTTAAAAATGTCGAGCAGCTGAAAAATCATTTGTTCCATTGTCATGGATTGTTCATGTGCAGTCTGTGTTTGGGCGGTAGGAAG ATCTTTATCTGTGAGCAAAAGTTATATACTAAAGCTCAATTGGGTCGGCATACAGAGACAGGTGATTTAGAGGTAGACGGCAATGAGACTGAAAGATGTGGATTTAATGGACATCCTATGTGTGAGTTTTGCAGCAATCCGTTTTATGGAGATAATGAGCTGTACATGCATATGTCCACTGAGCACTATACTTGCCATATATGCCAAAG GCAACATCCAGGACAATATGAATACTACAATATCTATGATGACTTGGAG AGTCATTTTTCTCAAGCTCATTTCTTATGCAAAGATGACGACTGCTTAACAAAGAAGTTTGTTGTTTTTGCAACTGAATCTGAACTAAAG AGGCATAATGCCAAGGAACACGGAGGGAACATGTCTCGTTCTAAGCGTAATATTGCTCTTAAG ATACCAGTGAGCTTCCAGTGTAGGAGAAGTAATGAGGCAGATCTTCATGGACCTTATGTTAGAGGACGTGGTTTTCATTTTAATTCTGCAGACAATCAACTTTCCGTGGCACTTCAAGCTAGCCATGATACAGCCACTGCAGAAAGGTGCCGTAATGCATCCTCTAGTACACAACAAGCTTCTATTCACCGAGAAACAAGCGAACTTGAAACTGTTGCTGGCCGTTTTGAGGCGTTAGCTACTGCTGAATTTGAGTCTTCTTCAAGAGAAAATCCCCGGATTGAACTACAAGAAGCATCATCCTTCCCTCCACTTCCAGTGGCTCAAAGATACAGGCAACAGAAATTAAGAAACGGTTCAGCAGGATTGGGTGGTAGTTCAATGGCTTCTCGTATTCGTCGCCTTAACAAAGTAACTGTCCTTAATACTTCTCCAGTTTGGCCTGCAACAAATCGTCAACCTAAATCATCTGCCAGTAGTTCTCACCAGAAAAAGCCCTCTTCAGGCTCTGGGCACATATCATCATCTAGTTCTCCTGTATTTTCCCCGAGCGGTCCCGTTAACCAAGCTGCAGCCACTGGGTTTGTTTCATCTAATTTTACTAGTCCACAGAATTCGACTGGAACCAGTAAGGTCACCCAATCTGCTTCAGGTCCAAAAATTATCAATACTGGTTCTTTGGACTCCGATTTTCCTTCTGTTTCTgctaatcaaacaaataaagaacCTGCTACTGCAAGTATTCAGAGAGTGCCAAAGGTTGGAGATGTTCATGTTGTCAACAAGTCTGTTGTGGAAAAAATCCGTGATGCTTTGGAACGTGATGACAACAAATTCTCCGCATTTAAAGAAATATCTTCTGACTACGGCAAGGACATAATCAATACAGAGGAATACCTTGCTTATGTCTACCAGTTCGGCCTGTCACATTTGCTTCTCGAGCTAGCTAGACTCTGTCCTGATGCTGAGAAACAAAGAGAGCTTGTCGAGACTTACAATTTTAATATGAGGAGCAGCGGTACTCATGAAAACAGTTTGTGCAATGGCAGTAGCAAGTCAAGGAGCAGAAGCTCCAAGAAGGGCAAGGAAAAGTGTGAAGATAATGGAATTAAGAGTTCGAAATATGCTCTGCTAGATTTTCCTGTCATCCCTGTGAGGAATTTGCAGTCGAACCATAAACCTCCAGCGGAAGATGCAGCAGTCTCATTGAAGGACATCGTTCAGTCAGCCAAAGGAAAGTCGAAGATTTCAGTTGATGATGAACTTCCAGAGAATCAAAGGCCGACGGGTCAAAAAGGTTCTCGGTCATCTGATACCAGCTCAAATAACAATTTGGGGACCGCAGGAGCTGGTACTAAGCAAGGGAAAAAGACTCCAAAGTTTCTCAGAAACCGCCTTGGCAACGATGCTACAAAACTCTCTGAACATGGTGATTGTCCTGAGCCGATTCAAGAAAAAAAGGACGGAAACAAGGATCCACCAGAAGGATTGCCAGTACGTGGAGTTTGGCAAAATGGAGGTGGTCGTAAGCTCGTGAAGATGACCACGAGGGATAGCAGAAAGTGA
- the LOC103433835 gene encoding uncharacterized protein isoform X2, with amino-acid sequence MIKAMCKLSCGVCDKINEQKSEGSKRQREFKNVEQLKNHLFHCHGLFMCSLCLGGRKIFICEQKLYTKAQLGRHTETGDLEVDGNETERCGFNGHPMCEFCSNPFYGDNELYMHMSTEHYTCHICQRQHPGQYEYYNIYDDLESHFSQAHFLCKDDDCLTKKFVVFATESELKRHNAKEHGGNMSRSKRNIALKIPVSFQCRRSNEADLHGPYVRGRGFHFNSADNQLSVALQASHDTATAERCRNASSSTQQASIHRETSELETVAGRFEALATAEFESSSRENPRIELQEASSFPPLPVAQRYRQQKLRNGSAGLGGSSMASRIRRLNKVTVLNTSPVWPATNRQPKSSASSSHQKKPSSGSGHISSSSSPVFSPSGPVNQAAATGFVSSNFTSPQNSTGTSKVTQSASGPKIINTGSLDSDFPSVSANQTNKEPATASIQRVPKVGDVHVVNKSVVEKIRDALERDDNKFSAFKEISSDYGKDIINTEEYLAYVYQFGLSHLLLELARLCPDAEKQRELVETYNFNMRSSGTHENSLCNGSSKSRSRSSKKGKEKCEDNGIKSSKYALLDFPVIPVRNLQSNHKPPAEDAAVSLKDIVQSAKGKSKISVDDELPENQRPTGQKGSRSSDTSSNNNLGTAGAGTKQGKKTPKFLRNRLGNDATKLSEHGDCPEPIQEKKDGNKDPPEGLPVRGVWQNGGGRKLVKMTTRDSRK; translated from the exons ATGATAAAGGCCATGTGCAAGCTATCTTGTGGCGTTTGTGATAAGATAAATGAACAAAAGAGTGAAGGGTCAAAGAGACAGCGGGAGTTTAAAAATGTCGAGCAGCTGAAAAATCATTTGTTCCATTGTCATGGATTGTTCATGTGCAGTCTGTGTTTGGGCGGTAGGAAG ATCTTTATCTGTGAGCAAAAGTTATATACTAAAGCTCAATTGGGTCGGCATACAGAGACAGGTGATTTAGAGGTAGACGGCAATGAGACTGAAAGATGTGGATTTAATGGACATCCTATGTGTGAGTTTTGCAGCAATCCGTTTTATGGAGATAATGAGCTGTACATGCATATGTCCACTGAGCACTATACTTGCCATATATGCCAAAG GCAACATCCAGGACAATATGAATACTACAATATCTATGATGACTTGGAG AGTCATTTTTCTCAAGCTCATTTCTTATGCAAAGATGACGACTGCTTAACAAAGAAGTTTGTTGTTTTTGCAACTGAATCTGAACTAAAG AGGCATAATGCCAAGGAACACGGAGGGAACATGTCTCGTTCTAAGCGTAATATTGCTCTTAAG ATACCAGTGAGCTTCCAGTGTAGGAGAAGTAATGAGGCAGATCTTCATGGACCTTATGTTAGAGGACGTGGTTTTCATTTTAATTCTGCAGACAATCAACTTTCCGTGGCACTTCAAGCTAGCCATGATACAGCCACTGCAGAAAGGTGCCGTAATGCATCCTCTAGTACACAACAAGCTTCTATTCACCGAGAAACAAGCGAACTTGAAACTGTTGCTGGCCGTTTTGAGGCGTTAGCTACTGCTGAATTTGAGTCTTCTTCAAGAGAAAATCCCCGGATTGAACTACAAGAAGCATCATCCTTCCCTCCACTTCCAGTGGCTCAAAGATACAGGCAACAGAAATTAAGAAACGGTTCAGCAGGATTGGGTGGTAGTTCAATGGCTTCTCGTATTCGTCGCCTTAACAAAGTAACTGTCCTTAATACTTCTCCAGTTTGGCCTGCAACAAATCGTCAACCTAAATCATCTGCCAGTAGTTCTCACCAGAAAAAGCCCTCTTCAGGCTCTGGGCACATATCATCATCTAGTTCTCCTGTATTTTCCCCGAGCGGTCCCGTTAACCAAGCTGCAGCCACTGGGTTTGTTTCATCTAATTTTACTAGTCCACAGAATTCGACTGGAACCAGTAAGGTCACCCAATCTGCTTCAGGTCCAAAAATTATCAATACTGGTTCTTTGGACTCCGATTTTCCTTCTGTTTCTgctaatcaaacaaataaagaacCTGCTACTGCAAGTATTCAGAGAGTGCCAAAGGTTGGAGATGTTCATGTTGTCAACAAGTCTGTTGTGGAAAAAATCCGTGATGCTTTGGAACGTGATGACAACAAATTCTCCGCATTTAAAGAAATATCTTCTGACTACGGCAAGGACATAATCAATACAGAGGAATACCTTGCTTATGTCTACCAGTTCGGCCTGTCACATTTGCTTCTCGAGCTAGCTAGACTCTGTCCTGATGCTGAGAAACAAAGAGAGCTTGTCGAGACTTACAATTTTAATATGAGGAGCAGCGGTACTCATGAAAACAGTTTGTGCAATGGCAGTAGCAAGTCAAGGAGCAGAAGCTCCAAGAAGGGCAAGGAAAAGTGTGAAGATAATGGAATTAAGAGTTCGAAATATGCTCTGCTAGATTTTCCTGTCATCCCTGTGAGGAATTTGCAGTCGAACCATAAACCTCCAGCGGAAGATGCAGCAGTCTCATTGAAGGACATCGTTCAGTCAGCCAAAGGAAAGTCGAAGATTTCAGTTGATGATGAACTTCCAGAGAATCAAAGGCCGACGGGTCAAAAAGGTTCTCGGTCATCTGATACCAGCTCAAATAACAATTTGGGGACCGCAGGAGCTGGTACTAAGCAAGGGAAAAAGACTCCAAAGTTTCTCAGAAACCGCCTTGGCAACGATGCTACAAAACTCTCTGAACATGGTGATTGTCCTGAGCCGATTCAAGAAAAAAAGGACGGAAACAAGGATCCACCAGAAGGATTGCCAGTACGTGGAGTTTGGCAAAATGGAGGTGGTCGTAAGCTCGTGAAGATGACCACGAGGGATAGCAGAAAGTGA